gtaagtgagaggttttaggttcgattctcgacaaagacgaatttgaaccaaattattactagctcattattgtgaggctaaacccaatCATCTTCCACTTGGTTgcagataatattgtttgttcaaacaaataaaaataaataaaaaaacatttacatACAAAGAGATACTAAAGATCATTTACCTATCATGGTGGGTGTTATTTGTTGGGAGATATGGAAGGAAAGGTGTAATGCTTTTTTCAAGGACTCTGATGTAATAGCAAAGCTAAGGAGAATCTCCCTCTCTATTGCGGAGATGCTTGAACATCGGTACTGAGTGACGAGGGCTCCTGCCGCCACTACAAGAAATGCGATTTGTACCCCTCCTACACCCtcttttgttaaaataaatgtAGATGACGCATGGAAATCATCGTCCAATCGAATGTTCTCATATCATATGTCGAGGAAACTGAAGCAGAGGCTGCACTTGCAAAACGTCACATGAGGGAGCTTGATGTGTAACGTTGCTTTGCTCTATTGTTCATTTCTTTTGCCATATCAGCAGTTTTAATGAGAATCTCGCTAGACCAAGAAAACGCTTGTGCAGCTAACTTCAACGTTTACACCTATCTAAACATAAGACGGCCTCATTGTCCACACAATGCATATATTAATGAATGAACCCGTGTCAACAATCAGTGCATTGAGTGAGGATATTCTTCGAGATGTCCATAAACTGCGAACTTTGGCAGTATCCGACACTTGGGACGAAGCCTAGAAAAGGGGGGTGAAGGAGAGAAATGTTGAAGGTAAACATTATACAGGCAAGGCAAACAAAATGAAGATTTAATCTCAGACAATAAGACACAAGACCACAACTCAATCAACGACTAAGATTACTTCAACTCATCAGACTCTAACGTTTTGTGGATTCAATCATTTACTCTCTCATTTATAATCTGAGAAACTCTATCATCCAGCTATAAGTATTACCTAATAACAAACACAGATATATCCTGTTTTCTTATTTTCGCTCGGCCTAGACTTGAAGTTGCATTGCTGATGAGGACTAGCTAGTTTGTGGACGACATGAAAATTTTTACAGCCATTTATGCAGCTAGCACATTAGGTTATGAGGACTTCAAATGCAAGAAACAAACACGCATACAGACACATTCACTTTAAAATCAAAATGCTCATCTTTTTACATCTGGTTTGAGAACCCAGCTGGTTTATGGATTTTTTAAGAAACGGATTTTCAGATTCTTCTTCTGCACTAAAATATCTCCGTCTCATGTCGAATATCTCAAACCACAAGGTTAATCAGCAGAGCAGgtaatgtaaaaataaaagagCACAAAGCAGCAAGTGAAAACAAACCAGAGAAGCAGACACAACAGAATCCCATTGCATGTTGTTTCTTCCATTGGAAGAGGACAGATATATCTCAGGTGTTCAAAGTAGAGGTACACTGGAATAAAAAAACTAACCGGCAATCATCAGAAAAGCACCAATGTCGACGTcttcattttccttctttttcttgctCTCTAGTTATTTATATCAATATATACCACATTCTTTCCACCCATAACTTTCGAATTTCCATGTTGATACAAAGCAAGAAATTAAAATCTTGCATGCTTGGAATCATGActtttcttaaccaaattaaaTTTCTGCATCCAAACCCGATGTAAGTATTGAATATAGattaatttatttcaaattaaattacaCATAAATCATACATCATTATATCTTTCCTCAGCAGTAAATTAGAAGTTACACATAAATCTAAATACTCCATCTGAACAAAAAATCTTACCACGGTATGAAATATATTATCATGCAGCAAAACTTGTGTAATGTCCATCAGATGCCAGACATTGGAGCACTAGtgactttaatgaaatccaATTAAAGGAGTAGATTTGTGCGCCTTGTTGGATAAAACCCTTTCCGGTACATCACTTCTACCCATCTCTTTGCCTCAGATGTCCTCCCATGTTTAAGAAAACCTTGTACTATGGCGTCATAAGTCCAACGATTAGGCTCGTAACCTTTCTGGCACATCTTATCGAACAAAGCACAAGCATGCTCCATGTTGCTCTGGCTTAGTCTTCTAATCAACATATTGTGTGTGAACACATCTAGCGGAAAGCACTTTTCAATTACTTCTTCCAAATTCCCAATATCTTGGCTCACCTGAATACGACCAGAAAATGCACCAATGAGCAGACCAAGCATTGAACAACCAGACATCTCATTCTGCTCCTCTCTCAGCCGTACCCAAGAATTGTAGAGCTCTGGAGTTTTCAGAGAATGCAACAGAAGTATGTTACCGGTAAAGGATGTAATATGGCGGCCAACTTTCTCCAAGTCATTAATGAGATTTACTGCCATATCAAATTCTTTATTCCAGCACAGCAACTGTATCAGAAACTCGTAACAGTCATCACTTGGAACCACTCCCTTCTCTTTCATTTCCATCAAGAAGTTAACTGCAATTTCTGCCTTTTGGGCTTTGCATAGACCAACGATCAGGGCGCTGTATAACCTTCTCCCCAACACCTTTCTTCTCTCGTGCAGATCattgaagaagttcaaagcATCCGAAATCCGTTCACCCTTCAAATAACTCTGCAACATAATAACATCAGATCTCAAATTGGGCTGAATTCCACTCCGCTGCATCATCTCATATACTTGTCTAGCCAGATCGGGCCTTTTGGCATACCCAGCTCCGTAGATGAAAAAGTTGTATACATCACAGCTGGGTTCCCTACAAGACAACTGCATCtccaacaaattaaaaaattgctCATCTGGATTTTCCATATCACATAGACAACAAATTACATCTTTGAACAGCTTGCGAGTCGGTAAGTGACCCTTTTCTTGCATTTCAATCAGAAGTCTGGCAGCAATATCCCCCTTGCTCAACCCGTTAAAACCATTTATCAAGCTAAAGTATGTACTCTTTGTAGAACCCTTGTTAATTCTATTGAGTTCCCCATGTATCAAATACGCGTCTTCTACCCTCTTAGTTCTGCAAAGAGTTGTAATGAACTTATCATATGTGGAGTTACTTGGCATAAAGTTCCGCTCTAGGGCGAAGGTAACCAACTCTTTCATCTTCTCGAGCTTTCCCTCTCGGCACAATGAGTCTGCCAGAATAGAAAACGTTTTCCTTCCTGTAAAATAACCTTGTTCCACAGAATGCTTCATAACTCGATACGCTTCGTCAATGCTACCTTCCCCACAGAAAACATTGATCAAATAGTTGTAAACCATACTATTAGGCGTGAGCCGAAACTCGGATCTCGAATTATATAACTCAAGTGCGACATCCACCATCCCCGCTTTGCAAAAGAAGCACAAGGCAGCATTCATGGTGACCTTATCAGGGGATATCTTATTCTCCTTCATCTCCATCAGCAAATCACAAACCTCCTCGAGGTGATCCTCTTTCAGAAGGCTACATATCAAAGTATTGTACCTAAAAGCATCGGGCACATATCCTTCCAACGACTTTCTTTTCTGAAAAAACTCCAATGCTCCATCCAACCTCCCAGCCTGAACAAGATCGCGTATCCACACACCATAAGCACTCTCCATGAGAGCCACCCCCAAGTCCCGAAACTCATCGACTAATTCACCAGCCTGCTGGAACTTCTTATGCTTACAAAGGGCGTCCACAAGGACACTGACTGCATGCCCGGTGACGGGCTTGCCGTCAGACACCAATTGGCGCAAATAGGCTTCAGCTTGATCGAGCAACTTCTGCTTACACAACCACTTGAGCATGATGGAATGGGTGATTTCGTTCTCAAAACCCCTCAAAGAAATCTGCTTGGCAATGACCTGAACGGCATCAAAGCAACTCTCCTCCACCAAAGCATTCAAAAGGACATGGTAGGCAAAGGAATCGAGGTCCAGACCATGGAAGCGCATTTTACCAAACAGTTGGAGAGCAATGTCGGGCTTGCCGGCGACAGCGTAGCCCATGACCAGCGTGTCGTGAAATCGGACGGTGTGGGCGTACCTCTGCTTGCTGTAGGTGGAGAGGACGTCGAGCATAAGGGACATGAGCTTGGCCTTGGAAAGGATCTTGAAGATGGCGTTGAAGGTGGCGCGGGTGTGGTGGAAGCCGGGCTGGCGGCCGGCCCAGTCGAAGAACTTGAGGCAGGAGAGGACGTCATGGTCGTTGCTGCCGTAGCGTAGGACCTCGAGGACGAAGGACTCCGAGAGGCGGACGCTGAGATGGGAGAGGGCCAAGACGTCGTCGTCGGTGGAGGATTTGAGGATGAGGAAGATGTGGTCGAATAAGGCGTCGTTGCGGGTGTTGAACCATTCTTTGAAAGAGAGGACCACGTCCCTTGCCGGAGTCAAGCGAGCTGAGGTTGAAAAAGGAGCGGGGGTAGGGGGAGCGTTGGGGCCGAAACTGAAGGAACAACAACCGCTAATGCTGCTGGTTCTGGTGGCAGCAGCGGCGGCGGTAGTGGTGAGAAGAAAAGTGGCATCGAGGATGGCGGTGGAGGAGCAACAGAGGGAGCAGTTGGTATTGGCCTTGGATTTGGCTAGATTTCTGAGTGAAATAAGCATAATTACGACcgtattattaatttaattggaagagtaggaggaggaggattcAGGGTAGTGAGTGAGGGTTCAGCCACATTTGCGAAACCTCGTCGATATTGTCGATAGCGTAGCTCCTGCCGCCTCCGCCGCCGCCGAACCCCAGCGCAGGCACAATTGGTTTCCCTCTTCCGTTTGCCAGTTTGCCTCCTGGTTAAAAAAGGACAGGGTTTATAAGCATTGGAAATTACCAAGATGCCACTTGAGGATTTGATGAGCGGAGGAAGCTAGCATAGCAAAAATGTCAACGGTTAATGTTTCAAAAGAAAGGGAATTCCAGCAGTGACGGCGTCGTATTGAGCCTGAAGCAAGCACGAAAGTAGACATGCGCAATGCAGAATGCAGATCCACGGAGGGCCTGCTCCGAGTACTCCTAGTTAGTTTTGCTAGACATACACTAGTTTCAATCATAACCGTTAAACGTTGCAAGATAGACATCCGATGGTTCAGACTAGATTATgccaattattattttataagacACTTTCTTTCTTTGGAGAATAACTTTATAAGTAGACAAGTTCCGATCGCTAAAATATATTGTACGCTAAACTTTTTGTCTTCACTATTTCATCCAAGAGAGTGCTCCCAGAGTAATGTAAGACAACCTCAGCATTTCGGTGCTACCTTATACACGGGTCAATCCCACGAGCTATCCATTCGCTTCATCTGTCCTTAGGAACATGGATTTGAATTTCCCTCTAGTACATCCTTTCTACTACAGGTTCGCTACTCGATTCATTTGCTTTCCACTTTCAAGGAAGAGTAAAACATTCGTGTCAAATAATTTCTGGAAATACATACAACAATACAATCATTTGTCACCACAAATGCACTTGTTCTTCACCCACACACCCATAAAACTAACTTACTGAAAGGGAATAGTTACCGCCAATCCCAAATAGTAATCCGCACTCCTCCAAAAACAATTTCTCCTTATTTTCGCACCATGAGTGCTAGATAACTTTTTTGAGTTCTTGTAACAACTCTctgttaaaattataaaattcaaaaagcaTATGCAcactgtggatgcaaatttcgtcttcttcttcttggacgaaaatgcacctgcaaaacaattaaaacttaaaatcaaagcaaagagccacatgcacccatgaTGAATGGGGGGCTTTGCCCGAAAAGTCTCTAataccaaagttagaatttgagagagaaagtgtttagagaattttaagAGAAGAATGAACTTAAGTTTTTTGAGAAATGTGgggctatatataggggtgtggccggccctatttggagaaataagGACTGGCCACTTATGGTTGAACTTGctctaattgcaagatattatgtcaaataatatcttgcaattaatttggtaattaatctcaatttgaaaagaataattgggagttaccttgtgggtgaGGATTTGATAAGGAGCgagggttttgaataaatatcattGTAAATGTGGTTGTAAATAGATTTTCACATGTATGTAAATAATGTTGCTTATAGTAGGAGTTTAGTCCCTCCTGCATATTTTATATGATTTTAAAACTCATAGCATCGCGCGCACCATTTCtcgttaaaatttaaatctGAGGGTTGAATTGcaaactcaagcatttccttgtaaataaaaaataataataacccATGACAAAAAATTTACAGAACACAGAAAGTAAAATCATTGGTGACTAATTATAcatgaaaatgaaagaataaaccGGATTAAGCCatccaaaaaggaaaattaataccACCATAGCGATTGCAGGGTTGGGGGAAGCAAAGAGCAAGGAGAAATAAGGAGGTGCCCTCCGGATGCgcaaaaaaatagaaatgattTCTGGGGTTGGATGGGGTGTGCAGGCTGGCGGACTTGCtggggaatttttttttgttcgaatTGGAGTCGAGGAGGAACATAGAGGAGGAGGAAATGGAGTTTTCTCTCTGTGCTGTCGAAGAGAGTGAATGACTAAGAGCAAAAGTAAATCCTAGAAGATGAATAAGAACGGAAAAGGCGTTTCTGGGTTGGCCTCGTATGAAATTGGGTAGTATGGAAAACAAAAGCAGGCTTAAATAATTACCAATGTCGttgaataattaaaacaaaagaaaactaatgaaaaaggtttaaaaactttgagtaacgataaggacaaaataaaatgtaaaatgaatagtactaagaTTGACTTtatagtgtaaaaatatggtttttcgttaaagtgaacagtaccgggagcttttcgttaaatttcccttaaaacaaaaacaaatatgaaattttacctcatgtgaagcttctGAAATATTGATATCGGGTTcaattcgttaattttttttctcaatcaatGTGTTTATAGTTAGAATTTTATTCAACAATGGAGTGGAGGGTGAAAAGGGTTTTGATAatggaagaagataaataatacgttaaaagttatttggggtgtatttagaaattttttattttctttaaacttAATAAGGTCGAAATTATCATAGCATAGTAAGTTACATAATACTCAATTGCTGAGCTAATCCAACATTGATGGCAACCCTAAT
This genomic stretch from Pyrus communis chromosome 2, drPyrComm1.1, whole genome shotgun sequence harbors:
- the LOC137725670 gene encoding pentatricopeptide repeat-containing protein At1g71210, mitochondrial-like, coding for MLISLRNLAKSKANTNCSLCCSSTAILDATFLLTTTAAAAATRTSSISGCCSFSFGPNAPPTPAPFSTSARLTPARDVVLSFKEWFNTRNDALFDHIFLILKSSTDDDVLALSHLSVRLSESFVLEVLRYGSNDHDVLSCLKFFDWAGRQPGFHHTRATFNAIFKILSKAKLMSLMLDVLSTYSKQRYAHTVRFHDTLVMGYAVAGKPDIALQLFGKMRFHGLDLDSFAYHVLLNALVEESCFDAVQVIAKQISLRGFENEITHSIMLKWLCKQKLLDQAEAYLRQLVSDGKPVTGHAVSVLVDALCKHKKFQQAGELVDEFRDLGVALMESAYGVWIRDLVQAGRLDGALEFFQKRKSLEGYVPDAFRYNTLICSLLKEDHLEEVCDLLMEMKENKISPDKVTMNAALCFFCKAGMVDVALELYNSRSEFRLTPNSMVYNYLINVFCGEGSIDEAYRVMKHSVEQGYFTGRKTFSILADSLCREGKLEKMKELVTFALERNFMPSNSTYDKFITTLCRTKRVEDAYLIHGELNRINKGSTKSTYFSLINGFNGLSKGDIAARLLIEMQEKGHLPTRKLFKDVICCLCDMENPDEQFFNLLEMQLSCREPSCDVYNFFIYGAGYAKRPDLARQVYEMMQRSGIQPNLRSDVIMLQSYLKGERISDALNFFNDLHERRKVLGRRLYSALIVGLCKAQKAEIAVNFLMEMKEKGVVPSDDCYEFLIQLLCWNKEFDMAVNLINDLEKVGRHITSFTGNILLLHSLKTPELYNSWVRLREEQNEMSGCSMLGLLIGAFSGRIQVSQDIGNLEEVIEKCFPLDVFTHNMLIRRLSQSNMEHACALFDKMCQKGYEPNRWTYDAIVQGFLKHGRTSEAKRWVEVMYRKGFYPTRRTNLLL